In Spirochaetota bacterium, the following are encoded in one genomic region:
- a CDS encoding phosphatase, which yields MSTLIDLHLHTKASDGLLSPSELVAFASANGVGAIAITDHDTVAGVGEALERAAQAGIVCIPGIEFSVEHPASFHLLGLFVDHAHPGLVKRTEDLQRFRENRAERMHADLAAHGIFIPYEDVIEEAGGAAIGKPHFARVLVKHGYAGSHDEVFTRFLEKGMPGYASKEKILPEEALTLIDQAGGIAVLAHPVSLQLGTGAEFEIVLRGLVDQGLRGIEVYASMHADDEVRDLLALARKYNLLVSGGSDFHDNEETEMGYYGLSRPIPVEILDPLMRAGG from the coding sequence ATGTCGACCCTGATAGACCTGCACCTGCATACGAAGGCCTCGGACGGCCTGCTGTCTCCCTCGGAGCTCGTCGCATTCGCGTCCGCGAACGGCGTGGGCGCGATAGCGATAACCGATCACGATACCGTGGCTGGCGTAGGGGAGGCGCTTGAACGGGCCGCACAGGCCGGGATCGTATGCATCCCGGGGATCGAGTTCAGCGTGGAGCATCCTGCCTCGTTTCACCTTCTGGGCCTGTTCGTCGACCATGCGCATCCCGGGCTCGTGAAGCGCACGGAGGATCTCCAGCGTTTCAGGGAGAACCGTGCGGAGCGCATGCACGCCGACCTTGCGGCTCACGGGATATTCATTCCTTATGAGGACGTGATCGAGGAGGCGGGAGGGGCCGCGATAGGAAAACCGCATTTTGCGCGTGTCCTGGTGAAGCACGGTTACGCCGGGAGCCACGATGAGGTATTTACCAGGTTTCTTGAGAAAGGAATGCCAGGGTACGCTTCAAAGGAAAAAATTCTCCCGGAAGAAGCGCTCACGCTTATCGACCAGGCGGGGGGCATCGCGGTGCTCGCCCATCCGGTTTCACTCCAGCTGGGGACGGGCGCGGAATTCGAGATAGTCCTTCGCGGCCTGGTCGACCAGGGGCTGCGCGGCATCGAGGTCTACGCCTCCATGCACGCAGACGACGAGGTCCGCGACCTGCTGGCCCTGGCCAGGAAATATAACCTGCTTGTCTCGGGAGGAAGTGACTTCCATGACAACGAGGAAACGGAGATGGGATACTACGGGCTTTCCCGTCCCATCCCGGTTGAAATCCTCGACCCGCTGATGCGCGCGGGAGGGTGA
- a CDS encoding ROK family protein, producing MVCLTNTKGTGVYIGIDIGGTTIKGVLADREGAVRAFDRVPTGVTAREIDAGIDSMCRALAARAGIEFRKVRAIGIGTAGSIDRDRGLVFMSANIPCWKNYHLAENMGRITGKPVFLENDATVAVMGELWTGHGRDYSDWIMLTLGTGVGGGLVVGGTVYTGQSGSSMEVGHTTIDYKGPRCPCGSTGCLELYASATALVRYTRMKLKKYPHSTLKARVREGNLTARTIHEEALRKDDLALHALHTTAEYLGMGIANFVNLFNPQAVILGGGLSRAHRFLLPVIKKTVRERTMRGLAENVKYLLIKDEERAPALGAAKIAIDAFHRKNR from the coding sequence ATTGTGTGTCTAACGAATACAAAGGGGACCGGCGTGTATATAGGGATCGACATCGGGGGAACCACAATCAAGGGAGTGCTCGCGGACCGCGAGGGCGCTGTACGCGCGTTCGACAGGGTCCCCACGGGCGTCACCGCGCGCGAAATCGACGCGGGAATCGACTCAATGTGCCGGGCGCTCGCCGCGCGCGCAGGGATTGAATTTCGAAAAGTGCGCGCAATAGGGATAGGGACCGCGGGATCCATCGACCGCGACAGGGGCCTGGTCTTCATGAGCGCGAACATTCCCTGCTGGAAAAATTATCACCTGGCGGAAAACATGGGCAGGATCACGGGAAAGCCCGTATTCCTGGAAAACGACGCGACCGTCGCGGTGATGGGCGAACTCTGGACCGGGCATGGGCGGGACTATTCGGACTGGATCATGCTTACCCTGGGAACGGGCGTGGGCGGGGGCCTGGTGGTCGGGGGAACCGTGTACACCGGACAGTCCGGGAGCTCCATGGAGGTGGGGCACACCACCATCGACTACAAAGGACCCCGGTGTCCGTGCGGGAGCACGGGCTGCCTGGAGCTCTATGCGTCGGCGACCGCCCTCGTGCGCTACACCAGAATGAAACTTAAAAAATATCCCCACTCGACGCTCAAGGCGCGCGTCCGCGAGGGGAATCTCACTGCAAGGACGATTCACGAGGAGGCGCTCAGGAAGGACGATCTGGCCCTCCACGCGCTGCACACAACCGCGGAATACCTGGGTATGGGCATCGCGAACTTCGTTAACCTTTTCAATCCGCAGGCCGTTATCCTGGGGGGCGGACTCTCCCGGGCTCACCGATTTCTGCTTCCCGTGATAAAAAAGACCGTGCGCGAACGCACGATGCGGGGACTCGCCGAAAATGTTAAGTATCTTCTTATAAAAGACGAAGAGCGCGCACCGGCGCTCGGAGCAGCAAAGATCGCGATTGACGCCTTTCACCGTAAAAACCGCTAG
- a CDS encoding phosphatase PAP2 family protein, producing MESFFNHPLLFGEEILNQIHPFIGTWFDSVMAFFTWMGNESFYLTAIPLVYWCIDKRLAIFAGGAFLFGDFVNASLKDLFFNPRPNPDYLLDGIKELNIRYLPHKSPGFPSGHAQDSIVFWGALAFYLKKRPIIIASAVIIFLISYSRLYLAVHYLGDVLGGLVFGAIVLSAYMLTAAFLEKRYQDAYRGIALGLALLVPFVLSTIIPGHEPGKSLGVMSGFLVGIILEHEKIGYLARGTFLQLAGRCVIGFAGVAAIRFGLKAVMPQLAAADFLRYWMLGLWVTFLAPYLFSVIPRLKTAE from the coding sequence ATGGAGAGCTTTTTCAATCATCCCCTGCTGTTCGGAGAGGAAATACTCAATCAAATCCATCCGTTTATAGGAACCTGGTTCGATTCCGTAATGGCATTCTTCACCTGGATGGGCAACGAATCGTTTTATCTCACCGCAATCCCGCTGGTCTACTGGTGCATCGATAAAAGACTCGCCATCTTTGCCGGTGGCGCGTTCCTGTTCGGAGATTTCGTGAACGCCTCGCTGAAGGATCTTTTCTTCAATCCCCGACCCAATCCCGACTATCTCCTGGACGGAATAAAGGAGCTCAACATAAGATATCTGCCACATAAAAGCCCGGGATTCCCGAGCGGCCACGCGCAGGACTCGATTGTTTTCTGGGGAGCCCTCGCATTTTATTTAAAGAAACGTCCGATTATTATCGCATCGGCCGTTATTATTTTTTTGATTTCCTATTCGCGCCTCTACCTGGCGGTTCACTACCTGGGCGATGTCTTAGGCGGGCTTGTATTCGGGGCGATCGTGCTTTCGGCGTACATGCTCACGGCCGCATTCCTTGAAAAGCGCTACCAGGACGCTTACAGGGGCATCGCGTTGGGACTCGCCCTGCTCGTCCCCTTTGTACTTTCCACGATCATACCCGGACACGAGCCCGGCAAGAGCCTGGGCGTGATGTCCGGCTTCCTCGTGGGCATCATCCTGGAACATGAAAAGATCGGGTACCTCGCCCGGGGCACGTTCCTCCAGCTTGCCGGCAGATGCGTGATCGGTTTCGCGGGCGTGGCGGCCATTCGCTTTGGGCTTAAAGCCGTTATGCCGCAGCTCGCGGCCGCCGACTTTTTGCGCTATTGGATGCTGGGCTTATGGGTTACGTTCCTTGCGCCGTATCTCTTTTCGGTCATACCGCGACTGAAGACGGCGGAATAA
- a CDS encoding phenylalanine--tRNA ligase subunit alpha — translation MELKLDQIQTATLSQIGAAPNTEELENIRVRVLGRKGELTQILRALGELTPEERARMGQKSNAVKAAIEKALDAKKAALSEANISDLLKKEWIDVTLDGASTDEAFRRGRLHPLSQIQYEIEDIFTSMGFEVLDGPEVETEYNNFEALNIPTHHPARDMQDTFWTEDGNLLRTHTSAIQVRGMATHRPPFRVIGPGRVFRYEAIDASHENTFYQVEGMMVDKDISVANLIYFMKSLLREIFGREVTIRLRPGYFPFVEPGFELDIHCLICDGKGCSVCKQSGWVELLPCGLVHPNVLRLGNIDPDEWSGFAFGLGMNRLVMMRYGINDIRHFLSGDIRFLEQF, via the coding sequence ATGGAACTGAAACTCGACCAAATCCAGACCGCGACTCTCTCCCAGATAGGGGCCGCCCCGAATACCGAAGAGCTCGAAAACATACGCGTGCGCGTGCTCGGCCGCAAGGGCGAGCTCACACAGATACTCCGCGCCCTTGGTGAGCTTACCCCCGAGGAGCGCGCGCGCATGGGGCAGAAGTCCAACGCCGTGAAGGCCGCGATCGAAAAGGCACTCGACGCGAAAAAGGCCGCGCTTTCCGAGGCGAACATTTCCGATCTCCTCAAAAAGGAGTGGATAGACGTCACGCTCGACGGCGCATCAACCGACGAGGCATTCCGCCGAGGCAGGCTCCACCCGCTTTCGCAGATTCAGTACGAGATCGAGGACATCTTCACCTCCATGGGATTCGAGGTGCTGGACGGCCCCGAGGTGGAGACCGAATACAACAACTTCGAGGCGCTGAACATCCCCACGCACCATCCCGCGCGCGACATGCAGGACACCTTCTGGACCGAGGATGGAAATTTATTGAGGACGCACACCTCCGCGATCCAGGTGCGCGGCATGGCCACGCATCGCCCCCCGTTCAGGGTGATAGGCCCCGGCCGGGTCTTCCGCTACGAGGCGATCGACGCCTCGCACGAAAATACCTTCTACCAGGTAGAGGGCATGATGGTGGACAAAGACATATCGGTCGCCAACCTCATCTATTTCATGAAATCGCTCTTGAGAGAGATATTCGGCCGTGAGGTTACCATCCGGCTTCGCCCCGGGTATTTCCCCTTCGTGGAACCCGGCTTCGAGCTCGACATCCATTGCCTTATCTGCGACGGCAAGGGCTGCAGCGTGTGCAAGCAGAGCGGCTGGGTCGAGCTCCTTCCCTGCGGGCTGGTGCACCCGAACGTGCTGCGGCTGGGCAACATCGACCCCGATGAATGGAGCGGGTTCGCTTTTGGACTGGGGATGAACCGGCTCGTGATGATGCGCTACGGCATCAACGACATCCGCCATTTCCTGAGCGGCGACATCCGTTTCCTCGAACAATTCTAG
- a CDS encoding phenylalanine--tRNA ligase subunit beta, with product MWISFNILKRMVDLEGLTPEDIASRLTMATAEIDGIEHLNEHLKTVITARIVDLKKHPNADKLTLCDMDTGTGRLHVVCGAPNHKSGDIVPLATVGTRFTEDFTVKKSKIRGEESSGMLCSAKELGLSDDHSGIMILPPDTALGIPLAQLYPDWADTRIEIDNKSITHRPDLWSHAGFAREIAALFGRKYTSVVDFSLADSFKGTSPLTVSIKDADAAPRYCGLAMKNIRIAESPDWLKAAVSAIGMRPINNIVDITNYVMVEIGEPMHAFDRAKLRGNEIIVRLAGGGETLTTLDGQVHALTREDVVIADSGGAIALAGVMGGGNSEIEDGTHEIVLEAANFNPVNIRKSSGRFSLRTEAAIRFEKSLDPELCPAAIIRCCDLIMQAIPGAEPMGPIVDAYPAKAKPVRIVTSTDTIRRKLGHPVDDARIKSILGSLDFGLSGESTALAIDVPTYRATKDVSIPDDIVEEVGRIFGYDNIPQKPPMVPCAAPARNLKRLFERRVKDILVRHHNMIEVSHYSFVGDDALNRLGVNDDAELRLKNPLSSEQDRLRRSLLPNLVRTVELNQRFHASFKVFELGRTYMKVSRTDTTLAGETTRVTGAFFQKKTASPLFYSAKTAVADLLDQLRIREVRYAPAQDALPPYAHPGKSMRVVVGGKEAGLIFELHPRVRESFGINGQAALFDLDMDALFGAPVEEMSFTELQKFPEVPFEVSVLADRLDYAGSIADIIRRSSREFIRSVRPISVYQGDPIPAESKSVSFEIIFAARERTLGPEEIDKLQKKVIQDLAAKGYKLR from the coding sequence ATGTGGATCTCTTTCAATATACTCAAACGAATGGTCGACCTCGAAGGCCTTACCCCCGAGGATATCGCGTCACGGCTTACCATGGCTACCGCGGAGATAGACGGGATCGAGCACCTGAACGAACACCTGAAGACGGTCATCACCGCGCGGATCGTCGATCTTAAAAAGCATCCGAACGCTGACAAGCTCACCCTGTGCGACATGGACACGGGAACCGGGCGTCTTCACGTAGTGTGCGGCGCGCCCAACCACAAGTCTGGGGATATCGTCCCGCTCGCCACGGTGGGGACCAGATTCACGGAAGATTTTACCGTCAAGAAGTCCAAGATCCGCGGAGAGGAGTCTTCCGGAATGCTCTGCTCGGCAAAGGAGCTTGGACTCTCCGACGACCACAGCGGCATCATGATCCTTCCCCCGGACACGGCGCTGGGGATCCCGCTCGCGCAGCTTTACCCCGATTGGGCCGATACGCGTATCGAGATCGACAACAAGTCCATCACCCACAGGCCTGATCTCTGGAGCCATGCCGGCTTCGCCCGCGAAATCGCCGCGCTCTTCGGGAGGAAATACACGAGCGTCGTCGATTTCTCCCTCGCGGATTCGTTCAAGGGGACCTCGCCGCTCACCGTGAGCATCAAAGACGCCGATGCCGCTCCCCGGTATTGCGGCCTTGCAATGAAAAATATCCGTATCGCCGAATCGCCGGACTGGCTTAAGGCGGCGGTCAGCGCGATCGGCATGCGCCCCATAAACAATATCGTCGACATCACCAACTACGTGATGGTCGAGATCGGCGAGCCCATGCACGCCTTCGACCGCGCGAAGCTGCGCGGGAACGAGATCATCGTCAGGCTCGCCGGCGGGGGTGAAACGCTCACCACGCTGGACGGCCAGGTGCATGCGCTCACCCGCGAGGACGTCGTGATCGCCGATTCCGGCGGCGCGATCGCACTCGCGGGCGTCATGGGAGGCGGCAATTCCGAGATAGAGGACGGCACGCACGAGATCGTCCTCGAAGCCGCGAACTTCAATCCCGTAAATATCCGCAAGAGCTCGGGGCGCTTCTCCCTCCGCACCGAGGCGGCGATCCGCTTCGAAAAATCACTGGACCCGGAATTATGCCCCGCGGCTATCATACGATGCTGCGACCTCATCATGCAGGCCATTCCCGGCGCGGAACCAATGGGCCCTATTGTCGACGCGTATCCCGCGAAGGCGAAACCGGTCCGCATCGTCACGAGCACCGATACCATTCGGCGCAAGCTGGGACACCCCGTCGACGATGCGCGGATAAAGTCCATACTGGGCTCCCTGGATTTCGGGCTTTCCGGCGAGAGTACGGCGCTCGCAATCGACGTACCCACATATCGCGCGACCAAGGACGTTTCCATTCCCGACGACATCGTCGAGGAGGTGGGCCGCATCTTCGGGTACGATAACATCCCGCAGAAGCCTCCCATGGTTCCCTGCGCCGCTCCCGCGCGCAACCTGAAACGCCTCTTCGAGCGGCGCGTCAAGGACATCCTCGTGCGCCACCACAACATGATCGAGGTGAGCCATTATTCCTTCGTGGGCGACGACGCACTCAACAGGCTGGGCGTGAACGATGACGCCGAGCTCCGCCTCAAGAACCCCCTGTCGAGCGAGCAGGACCGGCTGCGCAGGAGCCTCCTGCCCAACCTGGTGCGCACCGTGGAACTCAACCAGCGCTTTCACGCTTCTTTTAAGGTGTTCGAGCTGGGGCGCACATACATGAAAGTGAGCCGTACCGATACGACACTCGCCGGGGAAACTACGCGGGTGACCGGGGCGTTCTTCCAGAAAAAGACCGCCTCCCCCCTGTTCTACAGCGCCAAGACCGCGGTCGCCGACCTGCTGGACCAGCTCCGCATACGCGAGGTCCGATACGCTCCCGCGCAGGACGCGCTTCCGCCGTACGCGCATCCCGGAAAATCGATGCGCGTGGTTGTTGGCGGAAAAGAGGCCGGTCTCATTTTCGAGCTCCATCCCCGCGTCCGGGAATCGTTCGGGATCAACGGGCAGGCGGCGCTCTTTGACCTGGACATGGACGCGCTCTTTGGCGCGCCCGTGGAGGAGATGTCGTTCACGGAGCTGCAGAAATTCCCCGAGGTTCCCTTCGAGGTCTCCGTGCTCGCGGACAGGCTCGACTACGCGGGCTCGATCGCCGATATCATCCGGCGAAGCAGCCGCGAATTCATTCGATCGGTCCGCCCGATTTCGGTCTACCAGGGCGATCCCATCCCCGCGGAGAGCAAATCCGTCTCATTCGAGATCATCTTCGCCGCGCGCGAAAGAACGCTCGGCCCGGAAGAGATCGACAAGCTCCAGAAGAAGGTGATACAGGACCTCGCGGCGAAGGGATACAAGCTCCGCTGA
- a CDS encoding SDR family NAD(P)-dependent oxidoreductase, translating to MGMYAVKKNLQPVIRGKRILILTRSAPMDYFTGKTVYITGGSSGIGLATARELSGRGAHMVLIARDAAKLDMALRELKARTGSPGQKIATVSADVADTARIAEIMEKAARDHGIPDILINGAGAGHFGTFEETDPATVRRIFDVNVIGLQCVSRALIPLMKKKGGGIIVNVSSLAGLIGMYGYSAYGGSKYAVVGMSEAMRAELRESNIRVQLLCPPEIDTPMVREERKSITPEGLALKKMAGQLTADVAARALLRGIRRGSFIIIPGFMARTTYRLSRHFPRFSRMVSDLVVKMNRGKTKAA from the coding sequence ATGGGAATGTATGCAGTAAAGAAAAACCTGCAGCCCGTGATCCGCGGGAAGCGGATTTTAATCCTGACCAGGAGCGCACCAATGGACTATTTTACCGGAAAAACCGTATACATCACCGGCGGCTCGAGCGGCATCGGTCTCGCGACGGCGCGGGAGCTTTCGGGACGCGGCGCGCACATGGTGCTCATCGCGCGCGACGCGGCTAAGCTCGACATGGCGCTCCGGGAACTCAAGGCGCGCACCGGTTCGCCCGGTCAGAAGATCGCGACCGTTTCCGCGGACGTCGCCGATACCGCGCGGATCGCGGAAATAATGGAAAAGGCGGCGCGCGATCACGGAATCCCGGACATCCTCATCAACGGGGCGGGCGCGGGGCACTTCGGCACCTTCGAGGAGACCGACCCGGCGACGGTCAGGCGCATCTTCGATGTGAACGTGATCGGCCTGCAGTGCGTGAGCCGCGCGCTCATTCCCCTGATGAAAAAGAAGGGCGGGGGCATCATCGTGAACGTGTCCTCGCTCGCCGGGCTTATCGGCATGTACGGATACTCGGCCTACGGCGGATCGAAGTACGCGGTGGTGGGCATGTCCGAGGCGATGCGCGCGGAGCTTCGTGAAAGCAATATCCGCGTCCAACTGCTCTGTCCGCCGGAGATCGACACGCCCATGGTAAGGGAGGAGCGCAAATCCATCACTCCCGAGGGGCTCGCCCTGAAGAAGATGGCGGGTCAGCTTACCGCGGACGTCGCCGCGCGCGCCCTGCTCAGGGGCATACGCAGGGGGAGCTTCATCATCATCCCGGGATTTATGGCGCGGACGACCTACAGGCTCTCGCGCCACTTCCCGCGTTTTTCGAGAATGGTGAGCGACCTCGTCGTGAAGATGAACAGGGGAAAGACGAAGGCGGCCTGA
- a CDS encoding long-chain fatty acid--CoA ligase has translation MAYLWEKSYAPGVPICLDYEKVTVAEALGRSAREFPDRPALIFLDKVITYKKLDQMVNQFGNWLIQNGVKKGDKVAMLMPNMPQIVIASHGAWRVGAVVVMNNPLYTDRELEHQLINSESTILVTLDLLAPRMIALRPKTPVKKIVVAHIRDHLGFPKKQLLPIVAKDKHRDIPPTVDVIEWMDILKSAPSTDPSVKVEFDSLANLQYTGGTTGVSKGVMLTHSNLACNVQQIRAWFPEFGRGALTGLGVLPFFHSFGLTTVMNYALWMGGASVLIPRPEPEVILEAVHKHKVNFFPAVPTMYVGLLNHPKLAKYDISSIKGCFSGAAPLPVEVIKAFEAKTGSQICEGYGLSETSPVATINPWGGKTKASSVGLPVCDTQIKIVDLEEGTKEMPVGSEGEVLIKGPQVMGGYYNMPDETVKVLKDGWLFTGDIGKFDEEGYVYIVDRKKDMIIAGGYNIYPRDIDEVLFEHPKILEACAIGVPDTYRGETVKAFVVLKPGETLTQEEVIGYCKEKLAKYKVPTTVEFIDALPKSGVGKILRKELRATELEKIKASK, from the coding sequence ATGGCATATTTATGGGAGAAATCTTATGCGCCCGGAGTGCCCATCTGCCTGGATTACGAGAAAGTCACCGTCGCGGAGGCCCTGGGACGCAGCGCACGCGAATTCCCTGACAGGCCTGCGCTCATTTTCCTGGACAAGGTGATCACGTATAAAAAGCTGGACCAGATGGTGAACCAGTTCGGAAACTGGCTCATCCAGAACGGCGTCAAGAAGGGAGACAAGGTGGCGATGCTCATGCCCAATATGCCCCAGATCGTCATCGCGTCGCACGGCGCGTGGCGGGTGGGGGCGGTAGTGGTCATGAACAACCCCCTGTATACCGATCGTGAGCTCGAGCACCAACTGATCAATTCCGAATCGACGATTCTCGTGACACTCGACCTTCTCGCGCCGCGCATGATCGCGCTGCGGCCCAAAACCCCGGTCAAGAAGATCGTGGTCGCCCATATCCGCGACCACCTGGGCTTCCCCAAGAAACAGCTTCTTCCCATCGTGGCCAAGGACAAGCACCGCGACATTCCGCCCACGGTCGACGTGATCGAATGGATGGACATCCTCAAGAGCGCGCCGTCCACGGACCCGTCCGTGAAGGTGGAGTTCGATTCGCTCGCCAATCTCCAGTATACCGGGGGTACCACGGGTGTGAGCAAGGGGGTAATGCTGACCCACAGCAACCTGGCGTGCAACGTCCAGCAGATCCGCGCGTGGTTCCCGGAGTTCGGACGCGGCGCGCTGACGGGGCTGGGGGTTCTCCCCTTCTTCCATTCGTTCGGCCTCACCACGGTCATGAACTATGCGCTCTGGATGGGGGGGGCTTCGGTGCTCATTCCGCGCCCCGAGCCGGAGGTGATCCTGGAGGCGGTCCACAAGCATAAGGTAAATTTCTTTCCCGCGGTTCCCACCATGTACGTGGGGCTCCTCAACCACCCGAAGCTCGCGAAGTACGACATCTCCTCGATAAAAGGGTGCTTCTCGGGGGCGGCCCCCCTGCCCGTCGAGGTCATAAAGGCCTTCGAGGCGAAGACCGGCTCGCAGATTTGTGAGGGATACGGCCTCTCCGAGACCAGTCCCGTGGCCACCATCAACCCGTGGGGCGGCAAGACCAAGGCCAGCTCGGTGGGCCTTCCCGTGTGCGATACGCAGATTAAAATCGTCGACCTTGAGGAAGGAACGAAGGAAATGCCGGTCGGTTCCGAGGGAGAGGTTCTCATCAAAGGGCCCCAGGTCATGGGCGGATACTACAACATGCCGGACGAGACGGTCAAGGTCCTCAAGGACGGATGGCTGTTTACCGGCGATATAGGCAAGTTCGACGAGGAGGGGTACGTCTACATCGTGGACCGGAAGAAGGACATGATCATTGCCGGCGGTTACAACATCTACCCGCGCGATATCGACGAGGTGCTGTTCGAGCACCCGAAAATCCTCGAGGCATGCGCGATAGGGGTTCCCGATACCTACCGGGGCGAGACGGTCAAGGCGTTCGTCGTGCTGAAACCGGGCGAGACCCTCACCCAGGAAGAGGTTATCGGCTACTGCAAGGAGAAGCTCGCGAAGTACAAGGTTCCCACCACCGTCGAGTTCATCGACGCGCTGCCGAAGAGCGGCGTGGGAAAGATTTTGAGGAAGGAGCTCAGGGCGACCGAGCTCGAGAAGATAAAGGCGTCGAAGTAA
- a CDS encoding MBL fold metallo-hydrolase, with translation MKKGVKNAFLVAIVLVVLIVGFLGAMTVRFVMETRKMSPLPTGIVAEGVYAVKDDYVNLFVIKKGDSIVVVDGAIDAGVVSAELAKLKIDPAQVRAVFLTHTDNDHVAAVGLFPRAKVYIGTEEEQLLDGRLHRMLIFNNSLTRSYEKLADGQVIVLGDIRVKAISTPGHTPGSFCFLVNDSLLFTGDTLALRDGAAMTFNELFNMDTATEETTIRSRIAPLRGVKYVFTAHYGFSDNFAKVFAAWQK, from the coding sequence GTGAAAAAAGGCGTAAAAAACGCGTTCCTTGTCGCCATCGTTCTCGTCGTCCTGATCGTGGGTTTTCTGGGGGCAATGACCGTTCGCTTCGTCATGGAAACAAGGAAGATGTCCCCCCTGCCGACCGGCATAGTCGCCGAGGGCGTGTACGCCGTCAAAGACGATTACGTCAACCTGTTCGTGATTAAGAAGGGCGATTCCATCGTCGTCGTAGACGGGGCCATCGATGCGGGGGTCGTAAGCGCGGAGCTGGCGAAGCTCAAGATCGACCCGGCGCAGGTGCGCGCGGTATTCCTGACGCATACCGATAACGATCACGTCGCGGCCGTGGGATTGTTTCCCCGCGCGAAGGTGTATATCGGTACGGAGGAAGAGCAACTGCTGGACGGCAGGCTTCACAGGATGTTGATCTTCAACAACAGCCTCACGCGATCGTATGAAAAACTGGCGGACGGGCAGGTGATCGTACTGGGCGACATCAGGGTGAAAGCGATATCGACCCCCGGTCATACGCCGGGATCATTCTGCTTTCTCGTAAACGATTCGCTTCTTTTTACCGGAGACACGCTCGCGCTCCGGGACGGCGCCGCAATGACGTTCAACGAGCTCTTCAACATGGACACCGCGACCGAAGAGACCACGATTCGCAGCCGCATCGCGCCGCTGCGTGGGGTGAAATATGTTTTCACCGCCCATTACGGATTCAGCGATAATTTCGCGAAGGTCTTCGCGGCCTGGCAGAAATAA
- the cyaB gene encoding class IV adenylate cyclase, translating to MGPYEIEIKAHCDDLDAVRGRISAMGGTPLRSGREEDTYFGHPSRDFAATDEAVRMRVRGGKAILTYKGPKVSGRSKSRYEKETGVEDGDALCEILLKLGFVRVETVVKEREIFLLDGVEVCLDRVQGAGTFVELELQGEDVSAVEHELFALAERLGLDRFERRSYLELVLGA from the coding sequence ATGGGGCCCTACGAGATCGAAATCAAGGCGCACTGCGACGACCTGGACGCCGTGCGGGGGCGTATTTCCGCGATGGGCGGTACACCCCTGCGTTCCGGCCGCGAGGAGGACACCTATTTCGGTCATCCCTCGCGCGATTTTGCCGCGACGGACGAGGCCGTCAGGATGCGCGTGCGCGGCGGGAAGGCGATACTCACCTACAAGGGGCCCAAGGTAAGCGGGCGCTCCAAGTCGCGCTATGAGAAGGAGACCGGCGTCGAGGACGGCGATGCGTTGTGCGAAATCCTCCTGAAGCTCGGATTCGTGCGCGTGGAAACGGTCGTGAAGGAGCGGGAGATATTCCTGCTGGACGGCGTCGAGGTGTGCCTGGACCGCGTGCAGGGGGCGGGCACCTTCGTGGAGCTCGAATTGCAGGGGGAGGACGTGAGCGCCGTCGAGCACGAACTGTTCGCCCTCGCGGAGCGGCTGGGCCTGGATCGCTTCGAGCGGCGGTCCTACCTGGAGCTCGTCCTGGGCGCGTAA